Below is a window of Cryobacterium sp. PAMC25264 DNA.
CGTCGATGTTGGCCTGGAAGTCCCAGAGGTCGGTGTGCGACCAGAATTCTTCCTCACCGGTGACCTTGCCCGTTGCGACCTCATCGAGCAGCCCGATGGCGCCGTTGGTCTGCTGGGACAGGGTGAAGCTGAGGTCCTGCACCTTCTCGTTCAGCGTGGTGGTGTCGGCCACGAGCAGCGTGGCCAAGTTCTGGCGCTGCTCGGGCGTGTACGCGGCGAAGCCCGGCTTGGCCTCGGCCGGCCAGAGGTCCTTCTCTATGGCGTGCCAGCCGGTCCAGTCCTGGCCCTCTTCGAGGTCGGCCTCGCGCAGGTCGAGCTGCGGGTCGAGGTCACCGAACGATTCGGCGACGGTCTCCACGCGCTCCCAGTGCGCTCGGGTCGCCGCGTACAAGGCACGCGCCGTGTCGTCGTCGTTGGCGACATAGGCGTCTGCGAACGCCTGGGTACCGGTGAGGAGCTGGGCGACCTGGTCGCGCACGTAGGCCGCGTAGTTGGCGTTGGCGACCTGCACCTGGGCGTCCAGGTCGGCGTCCACCGCCACGTCGTCACCGGAGTCGGTGACGGTGAACGCGGTCTTGTCGATGCCGTCGCCGGTCATGCCGGGCTTGCAGCTGGTGATGTAGCTGCCGGCGGCGAGCTGCACGACGAGGTCGCGACTAAG
It encodes the following:
- the efeO gene encoding iron uptake system protein EfeO, whose amino-acid sequence is MRARLLPLVAASAGALLALTGCVANAGSAGGSGQALTVDSSADACTVSAAEAPAGNISFTVTNSGDQVTEFYLLAEDGLRIVGEAENIGPGLSRDLVVQLAAGSYITSCKPGMTGDGIDKTAFTVTDSGDDVAVDADLDAQVQVANANYAAYVRDQVAQLLTGTQAFADAYVANDDDTARALYAATRAHWERVETVAESFGDLDPQLDLREADLEEGQDWTGWHAIEKDLWPAEAKPGFAAYTPEQRQNLATLLVADTTTLNEKVQDLSFTLSQQTNGAIGLLDEVATGKVTGEEEFWSHTDLWDFQANIDGATVLYDGVRDILVEEDPDLATKLDTEFASLQKLLDAQRVGDGFTLYTDLSPAEIKAFADQVNALGEPLNQLTATLVL